TTCATGAGCTCTTCTGTTGTCTTACACAGTCCTGTCCAACAGATCTGTGGACACTTTACAGTGTTTGTCTACAGAAAATATAACGTAATGTGTTGTTATCATCTAGTGTTGCTAACAAtatcaagactgacaagtcccaaaGTTTTAAACTTTGAGTGTCGAGTCCTGAACGAGTCATAATCAACAGATGTGATGTTATTTTAACATCAGAACAATAAgatattaaattttaaaaactcatgaatgatttttaaattttagatTAAATTGTTACAGTAAAGCTCCTTTgctgttaagctaacgttagctaacattagcttgctaactaccTTCAGCTCACTGTTCCTTAAcgtataaaacataaaacattagCTCTTCAAGTGTTGACTTGATGGGATGGAACAACTGAGTCCATCTTTCAGAGACTTTTGAAAGATGCACGTGTGTATCGTCAGCGGACAggaagtacccacaattctttgagCACGATTTGCCAGAATTGAAGGCGGAGCCTCTTCAGTGACTCAAGGACCCATCCTACTGAGGATGCTTCCTTGACTTTAAGAAACATTGACAGATTTAAACAAATTTACTACCAAATTTTGCGACAAACATGTCAACTGAGAGAGAACTGAAGTGTTCAGTGTAAAAACATCACAGCTGGTCTGACGTCAgcaggtgagacagacagacagacagacagacagacctgcGTTGCGTTTGCGGGAGTCCGCAGCGATGTAGCAGATGCAGGTGTTGTCGGTGACATATCGAGCCGCCCAGGAGAAACTGAAGACGGTGTCCGGAGGGAAGAAGAGGGCGACGGCGAAACGAGACGAGTACACAACTCCGTCCAACTGCTGCTTCTGCTGGACAGACagcactgagagacagacagagggacagacagacatgcagacagggggacggacagatagacagacaagacagagggacacacagacagacaggtcagtGTATCTGTGATGATTCATGACTCCAAACTGTAAACGTGTCCTCTGATTGGACGATCATCAGATCAAAGTCGGGATACAGAACAACTACACACTGTCCAATGTGTACACAAATATATACAAGTACAagtacacactgtgtgtgtgtgtgtgtgtgtgtgtgtgtgtgtgtgtgtgtctcaggagGCTCTGAGTTCTTCTTCACTGGTTTCTGAAACGTTTCTGAGATGACTGCATGTTTCTCATCctacgcgcacacacacacacacacacacacacagtgcatctAATAATAACCTGAGAGAGAATGTGAGAGAGCAGGGAGGAAATGGGCGCTGTCCcctgtcagccaatcagatgaGCTGAAGATgacatcatcctcatcatctggacacacacacacacacacacacacaaacaagaggAGGGGCTGTCGTCTGCAGcccgaccacacacacacacacacacacacacacacacacacagaacgtTCTGCAGCTTTTattaaaagtgtgtttaaccatcgaccaatcagagagcaggaAGAGATTTACCATCAGAGGAAGCGTATTGatcccttgtgtgtgtgtgtgtgtgtgtgtgtgtgtgtgtgtgtgtgagagagagacagagacaggaagcagCCTGGtctcatcaaaataaaagcagcagtgtttctgttctcagatcagttttttaacacctaaataaaaacaaacatttttcatgTGTCCATCTTTGATAAATAAACACATCTGATCAACACTGATCAATAACTGATAACAATCAATAAAGATCAACAGCAGAGTGTTTACAGTGAGACGCTGCTGCCCCCCTGTGGTCACACTGAGCACCTGTCTCATGTGTCAGtgtaacataattattaatgttCCTCCTTTCAACACTGAGctgatcaatcagctgatcgATCAGCTGTGTTTTATTAACAATTAATTAATCGTGTCCtgtgtgttccttttttttttaactgtcagtGAATGTGTGAACTGTGTCTAGAAAATATGAACAAGTTAATTACTCTgattacactgcactgtaactctTATCTGacttgtttattttaatctaactcattttaattcatatttaaatgtttttttttaatagcctGTTGCTCTGTTTTGCTCTCACAAGCGTCTGTCAGTATCCATGGTTACATCTGCTTCCTTCTTCCAGTAGAGTGGCGAGGGCGTCCCATGGTTTGGCTTCTCTTTTATACACTTCCCCTTAATCAGTAGTGCCCTCCGCAGCTGAGAGTGTAACTTGATTTGGAGTGACACTCGGTAGTGAAGTGGGAGCAGTTTGGGATTGGGCCACTGACTGGTCCTCTCGTTCCCCTGATctaaatccaactgagcacctatgggacgttatgtatcgGTGCACCCACCGCCgccaagtaccaccacagactgtccaggagctcactgatgccctgatccaggtctgggaggagatcccccaggacgaTATCCTCCGACTCACCAGGAGCCCAGACATTGTCAGGAGGTCATACAGGCAGGCGGGGCCGTACACACGACTGAGTCATATGATGAGTTGATCATCCTGTGATTTTAATGTTTGACtttgattttgaatccagccctcagcgAGTCGATGATCTTGGTTGTTACGTTATTTTGCTCTCAACTAATTATTCACCGtccatcagtaaagattttacACTGCAGTCACTCATCAACATGTGATGTGAGATTTAAGAGTTCCCTTAATCACAAACGCTGATCTGCCGCGGCCTTGATTCTTTATCAGAGTTCAAAGGTTTTAACTCTTTAATATAACCCTGTTGTTTTAGCTCTGATGAATTCGTCGGCTCAGACTCCCGTGAGCTGGAATGAGCTAAACACGTGAAACTTTGCTAAACAACTGGAAATGATGTGCAAATGTTTCCCATTAAGCTGGGTTGGATTTAAACAGTTAAATGAACAGAACTTGATGAATTTTGAGTTTATTACACTGAAATTAATTTACACCATCTGAGGATGAAAATACGACTTTCTACTACAAATGAGTCAAACTGGTCCAAAACAAACCTCTACAAATAAACCTTTgcagggggcggggcttagcacaAAACTCATTAACAAAGTATTAAATCATCATAAGGTTTGGTAAATATATTCAGAACGGGGCTCAGAAGAGGTTGACCAAACCATTTTGAGTCAGACCCATAGGGGGCGCCAAAAATATGTTCCTCAAAATTCACCAAATTTGGTTGGCGTGCTCTGGGGCTGAGATTAACCAGAATTTTGAAGTTCCATATTAATTTCTGAAAGTGAGCGTGACCTATTTCATTTTAACTCATAACTCCAGATGACCAATCCTGATGAAACCCACCGGAGACGTCTGGAGCGGCGTTCTGAACATACCTAACAAAAATTACGCCAAACAGCCACACGGTGGCGCTGTCATTAAGGCTAATATTAGAAAGGCCACGCCCCTCACACCACAACGGTGCGTTGGTAGGAGGTCAGTagtcggaagtgggaatgacaTCACCtcgagttgacaacagtttttgcattctagttgacaacggtgGACAAGTCAGAAAAACCATGGACGCCCGCAAGAAAGGCTTTGTTGTCTTTGCACTTTcggagtatagacagcttcaaaacctTATTTTGCATATACAGACAGCGTAGCAACATGCCCACAGATAAAACATTGAACAGTACTATGGGCatggctgacctaatgtaaaacaaataagataagattgctataaacagtacttcaGCAGAGTGTTTcctcactatgtatgtgaccggcagccatcttgaattcatAATtcggggttgatgcggttgctccaAGTTTCCaagttggaaatccgatctcagggtgtgttcgagtttaaacttttgactgggaactgggaatttccgacctccgagtacaaaacgaatgCACCACAAAATGCGTCTAGGGCCATTAGGCTCCGCCCACtggattttccgccattttgaattgtTTCAAAAACAGTCACGTGAATAGAACCTGATGAATTTTACGTTTATCAACAGGAAACATGGTACACAGCATCTTTGGATGTTTATACAACTTTCTATTATAAATGAGCAAAAATCACTCAAAACACATGGCCACCATttatggaagaaaaaaaaaaaaaatcttaccaAGGGCGAGGCTTAACAGGAGATAGACTATATCTGGAGTTTCCTTTGAGCAGTCCTGATTAAACTCAGTGGAAACATCAGGTAGAAACATCTGAACGTGCAGATCAAGTTTCCTTATGTTCTGATCAAAGAGGGCCGAGTGGAGGGATTTTATTTGCTCTTATTGAACTGCTGCGTTCACGGTGGCGGTGGGACACGTTTGTGATCGCTCTCACTCCGTCttcagacagaaataaagaaGCTGCAGACACTTCTGACTCGTGAAGACAAAAACCTGCTTGCTGTGGTGAACAGAAGCTGCTTGCTGCTGTACTTCTgtttgttactgtgtgactcTCAGCAGTTTGTGGTTTTATATGAAGCAACGACATCGTACAGGAACCTACGGCAGGTCAGATAGGAAGACGTTTTTAGAAGTGCGGGGAAGATAGCATTTTAAGACTAAAGGTTCCACACCCAGACCAAAGTTATGTTCTTCAGATTTGAATGCATCAGTAACACAACTGAGAAGCTACAACTGACATTAACAGACGTATAACTGTCTGTGTCTTACTTTGTCCCACGTCTCCCTCCAGCTGCAGGATCTGAGGGACCGGCATCGTCAGGACGACGGCGTCAAACATCTCACTGCCTCCTGCCTTCCTCTGGACCTCCCATGATGCACCACGGCGGTACAGGCCAGTCACATGACACTCAAAGAACAGATCTGCTCCTGACACAAAGAGAGGGAACTacggtgaaagagagaaagacaggaagagacagagagagggtgatGGACAGAAGATAGGTACTGGTGCGTACCTGACTCAGACAGGAAGTGTTTGACTATACTGGACATGCCCAGTGGTGTCATGTAGTCCTTGCTGCCATCTTTGTGCTTCAGTCCTTCAATCTGAGCGTTGAGAGGCTTCAGGActccagcagacagcagctctgagtACAGActaacagacacacagtgagccagcagacagcagctctgagtACAGACTGTTTTTACTGATGATCGGTTCATCACAGTTTCTTAAGTTGTACAAAAAAAGCTCTTTATAATTTCCTAAAACTCTGagtgatgtctttaaatgtcttctgTCTGTCCAACAGTCCAAGACACAGACATCCAGCTCACAGTGATATGAAACCTCAACACAATTTATATAATCAAGGATTCATCAGTTATCAAAAATGTTACAGGTGATTATTCTGTTGGTTACATCAGCtgattttattctgtttaaGTGTCAATAAAAAACTGTGAACACgtttgtcaaataaataaatataatttcttttgtagttttggGTGAAGTGTCCTTAAAAGGCGGGTCTTAGGTGTTGCAGACAGATGTGTGTTGTACCTGTGGTGTGACTTAGCGTAGGCAGTTGTGGCGGTGATGTACTGAGCTCCAAGATCAGCAAAGTGAGCTGAGGGGTCTGAAGGACGAGTGGTGGACATCCTGccacctgagagacagagacagcttCAGTTGTCTGTAGTTTCCTGGTGTCTCCTGTCATGTTCTGTGCACAAAAGTCCATTATAAACCTGactctttttaaatgtaaaagttGTTCCCACCTCTGTTTTCTACAGTCACTTGCTTTCAGGGCTGCAGGTGAGCAACAGACTACAATCTATAAAAAGTTAAAGTTTTATTGTATTAAAGTCAGCTGTACACATCACAGTGGAGCCGAATATATAAGGAGAGTCTGTTGATAATGGAAACATCTTCAGTCCTGTCCTGCAGTGTGACTCTGTGCAGCTGTGAGGCCAGAGATATAAAATAGCCAGATTTTTCATTGAAGATCTGACTGACGCTGCCGCAGACAATTTTTATGAATCACTTTAGAGCCGAATTAAAGAGTAGACCCTACAGGTGTAGAAACTGCCTTCAGCCCTGTCCTGCAGTGTACCTGTGTGACGCTGTGAGACCGTAAATATAATTAGTCAGATTTTTGAATGGAGATCTGGCCGCAGACTCACCTGAGCCTCTCGCTTTGTCCCACACCACGATTTGAACTTTGTTCTGCAGCTCTCTCCTCAGCAGACATGCGCACAAGCTGCCTGTCAGACCCGCTCCGACTATCAGAACCCGGGACATGTTTTAGCCCTGAACTGGAGCCGTGCTAACCGGAACCCTGCTGACCGGACAGCGACACTTTAACCCGGGTCGTAACGGGTCTTCGgtaacagagcagcagagttaAACCCGCCTCCAGCCAGCGTTACAAAACAGCTGAAACATGATGGACAAACATAAACTATCCCGGTTCAGACCCGTGTCAAGTTACCCGGGGAAAGCACCGGACATCCGCCTGAGATTTTCACAATACATGTCTcattgtttctgaaaatatcagGAAgcgaaaaacacttttttttctctgtttctttttgtataaaaagaggaaacattttatgtgtgattttatttcacataaactttaaagtaaaaactCTTTATTCCGTCTTTCATTATAATTTATATTGTTTTCTGAAGCACATAATGTACTTTATAAATGTGATGCAACGTAATAACTTTATACTTaatttatactttattttagagggaaataccATATTTTGTACTCCACTACAATTGTTTAAATTGCAAAAttgaatgaaaataataataataataattattattattattaataataataataataataataataataacaataattgttggctttaaaaaaatcaatatttttatattattttaattttctaaaattaatttctaaaattaattgaatttgtctttctctctctcttttttgtgatttttaaagaaatccttttttaaaaaatcacaaaaatgacCCCATTTATCAGCCAgaacctgtaaaaacagaaattattgttggattttcacatttccaaCAGTCTTGACACATCACGTGTGAGGAACGCTTCCATCAgaataaacaaaagtaaaatttaaaaagacaaatctgATCTTAAAACAGTGATGCTTCATcagaatcactttattctacttctcatttaaaatgtgtaaacacTTTGTACAtcaagagtgaaaaactgagactttttaaACTTTGAACTCTCAAAAATCTAAAAACTCATTTAtagtggagggagggtcatggaCTCATATTGTTCACCTGTATCATATTACGAGATTAAATATTTctataaatgataataataataaaaacctttatttatggagaccttttcaaaacacagttacacatAGTTCTACAGAACATCATGAAGATAAAAACAgagtaaacaaatgaaaacacaaaacaggcTGAGACACATTAAacagtgtgaaataaaaaaaaaaaaactgataaaaactaaTTTAAGATAATCAGGTTTGAGCatcacacttttaaaaaaaaatgtttctaattATCAAATAACAGATACAAGAAACATGAacataaaaattattaaaaatgtaacaaacaaaaataacaataattttgTTCCAGAACtgaaaactgatatttttaatGGTAATGATATTAGATCAATATGTGTTCATATAGACACATTATTTAATATCTACAGTGTGTTTACAGATAATATCAGATTTTGTTTAGTTCCAgttgattatttaaatctatAACAGgctgtgcttttattctgaaagggCGCTGAACTTGATTTGAATCctaaattaacaaaatgttttactgtttatttgttttctggtgATTagtattttcattctgaatCATTTCAtcgtgtttcctgttttttattttaatgatcaGGTTTCAGTTTTTGGACCAAATCAGCTGATTTCtgcttttttgttctgtttccgGTCTGTGTTcggttttttttcctgtttccggTCATTGGTGGAGTTGATGCTTCCGCTATCTATTGATTCTGTATTGAGAGGTAAATCGATCAGAAACATTTGGTGATCGATcaaacagggggaaaaaatgagcGTTTATatttctgaccaatcacagagAGGTACTTCCTCTGTCGTCACCGCCGGTCTGTTCCGGCTGCTGTAATAAATAGTCATGTGAACAGAGAGCAGTTTCCAGAGCAACGGACAGAGCAACGGACAGGTGAGTGATCGATCAGAAGTTATTACCTGATTGTTATTGAGACTCAGTGACGCTGCTTTGATTACTCATACGTTAATACCGATTTATTACTGATTGATTACTGATACTAAATATGCACAACATGTTACTGATGGTCGGAGACAGAAGCTCCAACAACAGGCTGCAAACAGGAGGAGAATGTTGTGAAATTAGCACAAACAGAGTTAAAAAGAGAAACGTCTAACAGTTTAAATCAAACTGCAAACAGGTGGTGACATCCGGTTTATAACAGGAGAAACCAACAGGTATAAAATCACGTAGAAACTTGATGTAACCTGAAAAAAGTTTTAACAGCCAGAAAAGAGGCTGCGTAAAAACGGGGGCACAGAAGAGGTTCAAACAGGCTGGAGACAGTTTGAGGGTTAAACCCAGCGCACACCACACACTAACATGACGTCAGAAAGACTCTTAACCTTGGACAGATGCTAACTTTTGTTAGGAATGAAAATCTGGTTGACACAATTTAAATGTCTGATGGCGAGGGTTTTAACCGTCTGGGAAAACATGACAGTGTCACAGAATTTAtcttattatcagtcagaattaCTCTGACAGGAAACAGAAGGATTATTGTTGATCAAACAAATGTTGTATTACTTAAACTGAAACATTTTGTTGAtgaaagtttgtgtaaaaagtctcctctCAGAATAGATAACTCCAATAAAGGAGAGATTCAACgtccagttgctttttttttctttttttcttcatatcGTAGATAGGGCTGTGCGATATGACGATATATATCGTGTgacgagagaaaaatgtctatcgTTTCATATATTTGTTCTATCGTATATATTATTGTGacgcaaattacactttttacgtcaatttttttcctcatttggACGTTTTATTGATTTGATTCACCAGCTTTCTCGCTACCAGCGTTCCCTCTCTTCACTCGCTCTCTAGCTTGCTCAAccacagctgctctctctctctctctcttttttctctcatctTCTTTAAAATGAGGTTGCCCCATCAGGATAGGTATCGTTATCgggatatgagattttggtcatgTCGCCCAGCCCTAATCGTAGATAACAAATGTTCACAGTGTGATAACTGTTAACTTTTATATCACTGCAACCATGATAGCAATGTTAGAATTTAATGTTGTGCAGACGTTGGGTTTTGTTCTTCATACCTGTTGACTAAACATCGTTATTCTCTGTCAAACTGACGACATGAGATGTTTAGAAGACGTTGGTTGATTTTGGTGACTCAATAACACAGTTTACACAAAATCAATGTCATCTGTCGTCTGTTTTCTACGTTAAACTGTCATCAGCATCAGGCGATGTCCTgatgtcacaacctaaattcaaccaaatatcaacttATAATGACAGAGGCGGCCGGGTCACATGACGCCTGAACactgaagacagacagaaaacttttattataaatgtggcttttaaaaacagactgaaCATCAGGCATATGACAGGAGGACAACAGGCACAGAATCAGACGTAACGTAGGCACAGAGGTTTAAACCAGGTCTGAAGGTCAGAGTTACACCAGGCTGAACGTCAGAGTTACACCAGGTCTGAAGGTCAGAGTTACACCAGGTCTGAAGGTCAGAGTTACACCAGGCTGAACGTCAGAGTTAGACCAGGTCTGAAGGTCAGAGTTAC
The Epinephelus moara isolate mb chromosome 13, YSFRI_EMoa_1.0, whole genome shotgun sequence genome window above contains:
- the rnls gene encoding renalase isoform X1; this translates as MSRVLIVGAGLTGSLCACLLRRELQNKVQIVVWDKARGSGGRMSTTRPSDPSAHFADLGAQYITATTAYAKSHHSLYSELLSAGVLKPLNAQIEGLKHKDGSKDYMTPLGMSSIVKHFLSESGADLFFECHVTGLYRRGASWEVQRKAGGSEMFDAVVLTMPVPQILQLEGDVGQMLSVQQKQQLDGVVYSSRFAVALFFPPDTVFSFSWAARYVTDNTCICYIAADSRKRNADAPGCGPSLVVHTSVPFGLEHLEKDKEDVQPIILQELQKLLPDLPQPISIKCQKWRYSQVLTSVPDCPGHMTVLDRPLLVCAGDAFVHSNFDGCVESALSTLSVLKASL
- the rnls gene encoding renalase isoform X2, with protein sequence MSRVLIVGAGLTGSLCACLLRRELQNKVQIVVWDKARGSGGRMSTTRPSDPSAHFADLGAQYITATTAYAKSHHSLYSELLSAGVLKPLNAQIEGLKHKDGSKDYMTPLGMSSIVKHFLSESDLFFECHVTGLYRRGASWEVQRKAGGSEMFDAVVLTMPVPQILQLEGDVGQMLSVQQKQQLDGVVYSSRFAVALFFPPDTVFSFSWAARYVTDNTCICYIAADSRKRNADAPGCGPSLVVHTSVPFGLEHLEKDKEDVQPIILQELQKLLPDLPQPISIKCQKWRYSQVLTSVPDCPGHMTVLDRPLLVCAGDAFVHSNFDGCVESALSTLSVLKASL
- the rnls gene encoding renalase isoform X3 produces the protein MSTTRPSDPSAHFADLGAQYITATTAYAKSHHSLYSELLSAGVLKPLNAQIEGLKHKDGSKDYMTPLGMSSIVKHFLSESGADLFFECHVTGLYRRGASWEVQRKAGGSEMFDAVVLTMPVPQILQLEGDVGQMLSVQQKQQLDGVVYSSRFAVALFFPPDTVFSFSWAARYVTDNTCICYIAADSRKRNADAPGCGPSLVVHTSVPFGLEHLEKDKEDVQPIILQELQKLLPDLPQPISIKCQKWRYSQVLTSVPDCPGHMTVLDRPLLVCAGDAFVHSNFDGCVESALSTLSVLKASL